In Leucobacter denitrificans, the genomic window TTCGCTGCTACGCCCGTGTGAATTCCAAGGAAAGGGCGAGACATGCCGAACGGCAAGGTCAGGTTCTACGACGAGGACAAGGGCTTCGGCTTCATCCAGGGCGATGATGGTCAGCAGGTGTACCTGCACGCTTCCGTGCTTCCCGCCGATGCCGAGGTCGGCACGGGCACCCGAGTCGAATACAGCGTTGCAGAGGGGCGCCGTGGCCCACAGGCTCTCTCGGTTCGTGTGCTCGACACCCCTCGTCTTGCTAAACGGAACCGCAAGTCGGCCGACGAGATGGCGCTCATCATTGAAGACCTAGTGAAGCTGCTCGACGGCGTCGGCGGCAGGCTCAAGGCCGGTCAGTACCCAGAGCGCCAGGCTTCGCGCAAGGTCGCGACAATGCT contains:
- a CDS encoding cold-shock protein; the encoded protein is MPNGKVRFYDEDKGFGFIQGDDGQQVYLHASVLPADAEVGTGTRVEYSVAEGRRGPQALSVRVLDTPRLAKRNRKSADEMALIIEDLVKLLDGVGGRLKAGQYPERQASRKVATMLRHVADDFDV